From the Quercus lobata isolate SW786 chromosome 6, ValleyOak3.0 Primary Assembly, whole genome shotgun sequence genome, one window contains:
- the LOC115995386 gene encoding early nodulin-75-like: protein MTTTKYFLVLFLGVVLLSTASLADHHESPKHEHKPPKGEKPPPKHKPPTSLNKEEKPLPEHKPPTPGKGEKPPPHDHHPGRLLLESTSIDGKPPPKGEKPPPKHKPPTPHDKEEKPLPEHKPPKGKGEKPPPEHKPPHKPPTAN, encoded by the coding sequence ATGACTACTACCAAATACTTCCTAGTTTTGTTCCTTGGAGTGGTGCTTCTAAGCACTGCCTCACTTGCTGACCACCATGAGTCTCCCAAACATGAGCACAAACCTCCTAAGGGAGAAAAGCCACCCCCAAAACACAAGCCACCAACCTCACTCAATAAGGAAGAGAAGCCATTGCCAGAACACAAACCACCAACCCCAGGTAAGGGAGAGAAGCCACCACCACATGATCATCACCCTGGACGCCTTCTATTAGAGTCTACTTCCATTGACGGCAAACCTCCTCCAAAGGGAGAAAAGCCACCACCAAAACACAAGCCACCAACCCCACACGACAAGGAAGAGAAACCACTCCCAGAACACAAGCCACCAAAGGGTAAAGGAGAGAAGCCACCACCAGAGCACAAGCCACCCCACAAACCCCCAACTGCCAACTAA
- the LOC115993851 gene encoding early nodulin-75-like, with translation MTTSKYFLVLLLGVVLLSTASMADHHESPKYERKPPKGEKPPPKHKPPTPLDREEKPFPEHKPPSRGNEPPKGRGEKPPPHDHHPGHLLLESSSIDGKPPPKGAKPPPKHKPPTPVEDGERKPFPEHKPPKGKGEKPPPKHKPPTPLEDGERKPFPEHKPPKGKGEKPPHKPPTAN, from the coding sequence ATGACTACCAGCAAATACTTTCTAGTGTTGCTCCTTGGAGTGGTGCTTCTAAGCACTGCCTCAATGGCTGATCACCATGAGTCTCCCAAATATGAGCGCAAACCTCCTAAGGGAGAAAAGCCACCCCCAAAACACAAGCCACCAACTCCACTCGATAGGGAAGAGAAGCCATTCCCAGAACACAAACCACCAAGCCGAGGTAATGAACCTCCAAAGGGTAGGGGAGAGAAGCCACCACCACATGATCATCACCCTGGACACCTTCTATTGGAGTCTTCTTCCATTGATGGCAAACCTCCTCCCAAGGGAGCAAAGCCACCACCAAAACATAAGCCACCAACCCCAGTTGAAGACGGAGAGAGAAAACCATTCCCAGAACACAAGCCACCAAAGGGTAAAGGAGAGAAGCCGCCACCAAAACACAAGCCACCAACCCCACTTGAAGATGGAGAGAGAAAACCATTCCCAGAACACAAGCCACCAAAGGGTAAAGGAGAGAAGCCACCACACAAACCACCAACTGCCAACTGA
- the LOC115995035 gene encoding early nodulin-75-like, with product MNTSKFCLVLLLGVVLLSTASLADHHESPKHEHKPPKGEKPPPKHKPPTSLNKEEKPLPEHKPPTPGKGEKPPPHDHHPGRLLLESTSIDGKPPPKGEKPPPKHKPPTPLDKEEKPFPEHKPPKGKGEKPTPEHKPPHDHHPGHLLLESSSIDGKAPPKGAKPPPKHKPPTSVEEGEKKPFPEHKPPKGKGEKPPPEHKPPHDHHPEDHKDSQRPPRKNLKPSTAEKKPPSPSHKPPHKPPTAN from the coding sequence ATGAATACCAGCAAATTCTGCCTAGTGTTGCTCCTTGGAGTGGTGCTTCTCAGCACTGCCTCACTGGCTGACCACCATGAGTCTCCCAAACATGAGCACAAACCTCCTAAGGGAGAAAAGCCACCCCCAAAACACAAGCCACCAACCTCACTCAATAAGGAAGAGAAGCCATTGCCAGAACACAAACCACCAACCCCAGGTAAGGGAGAGAAGCCACCACCACATGATCATCACCCTGGACGCCTTCTATTGGAGTCTACTTCCATCGATGGCAAACCTCCTCCAAAGGGAGAAAAGCCACCACCAAAACACAAGCCACCAACCCCACTTGACAAGGAAGAGAAACCATTCCCAGAACACAAGCCACCAAAGGGTAAAGGAGAGAAGCCAACACCAGAGCACAAGCCACCACATGATCATCACCCTGGACACCTTCTATTGGAGTCATCTTCCATTGATGGTAAAGCTCCTCCCAAGGGAGCAAAGCCACCACCAAAACACAAGCCACCAACCTCAGTTgaagagggagagaagaaaCCATTCCCAGAACACAAGCCACCAAAAGGTAAAGGAGAGAAGCCACCACCTGAGCACAAGCCACCACATGATCATCACCCAGAAGATCATAAAGACTCGCAAAGGCCACCCCGAAAGAACTTGAAGCCTTCAACTGCTGAAAAGAAGCCACCAAGTCCTTCTCACAAGCCACCCCACAAACCCCCAACTGCCAACTGA